The Cheilinus undulatus linkage group 2, ASM1832078v1, whole genome shotgun sequence genome has a window encoding:
- the wdr74 gene encoding WD repeat-containing protein 74: protein MGDSSRLCSAWLGSETGILKGVSLSRKQAFNFCNTSHLSRDQEVRALCWGDPAESELLVGSVDGTVKTFSIEKGAFTENRRCGEPTEGCFTGLEVLDGSRLITCGESGTLRVWREDSSEPAMELDAGKNVCRMRQSSVHRHKVATGGKENGLKIWDLEKPEKPVFTAKNLRDDWLDLRRPHWVRDMAFIPDSDKVVTCTGFHQVHVFDPSSPQRRPVLEAEYGEYPLTALSLPASGNSVVVGNTHGQIAILDLRKGLVRGCLKGLAGGVRGLQCHPSQPVVASCGLDRFLRIHSLEDRKLQHKVYLKSRLNCILLSSRDLEEAGGAQGEGSKEVKEEEGEDDEVWDNMEQVEERPKRKNTEEDGEEELQKKKSKKKKKKGQD from the exons ATGGGGGACAGCAGCCGGTTGTGCTCGGCGTGGCTCGGCTCAGAGACCGGGATCCTAAAGGGGGTCAGTCTGTCCCGGAAACAGGCTTTTAACTTCTGTAACACGAGCCACCTGAGCCGAGACCAGGAGGTCCGTGCTCTGTGCTGGGGAGACCCCGCGGAGAGCGAGCTGCTGGTGGGCTCCGTGGACGGGACCGTGAAGACGTTCAGCATCGAGAAGGGAGCTTTTACCGAGAACCGGCGCTGCGGGGAGCCGACGGAGGGCTGCTTCACCGGGCTGGAGGTGCTGGACGGATCCCGGCTGATCACCTGTGGGGAGAGCGGGACTCTGCGG GTGTGGAGAGAGGACAGCAGTGAGCCCGCGATGGAGCTGGACGCAGGGAAGAACGTGTGCAGGATGCGGCAGAGCTCCGTACATCGGCATAAAGTTGCTACCGGTGGGAAGGAGAACGGCCTGAAGATCTGGGACCTGGAGAAACCAGAGAAGCCCGTATTCACAGCGAAGAACCTGCGGGACGACTGGCTGGATCTACGGCGGCCACACTGGGTCAGGGACATGGCCTTCATCCCGGACTCGGACAAAGTGGTCACATGCACAGGTTTCCATCAG GTGCATGTGTTCGATCCCTCCTCCCCTCAGCGCCGTCCCGTCCTGGAGGCCGAGTATGGCGAGTATCCGCTCACAGCTTTGTCTCTGCCTGCCAGCGGGAACTCTGTGGTGGTAGGAAACACGCATGGTCAGATCGCCATCCTGGACCTGAGGAAAGGTTTGGTCCGTGGCTGTCTGAAGGGGCTGGCGGGGGGCGTGCGGGGGCTGCAGTGTCACCCATCCCAGCCTGTGGTGGCCTCCTGTGGCTTGGATCGCTTCCTCCGCATCCACAGCCTGGAGGACCGCAAACTGCAGCACAAAGTCTACCTCAAGTCCCGCCTCAACTGCATCCTCCTCTCCAGCAGAGACCTGGAGGAGGCCGGAGGGGCTCAGGGGGAGGGGTCAAAGgaggtgaaggaggaggagggggaggacgATGAAGTTTGGGACAACATGGAGCAGGTAGAAGAGAGGccaaagagaaaaaacacagaggaggatGGAGAAGAGGAGCTACAGAAGAAAAAgagcaagaagaagaaaaagaagggaCAAGACTGA
- the LOC121517206 gene encoding P2Y purinoceptor 14-like: MMNLERIGVTLSLVYNQTNDTSSSHCEQIDTSGRFFFIVVYSLVFLVGLLLNGFTLKFNFCSAQEQASSSMTIYLKNLAAADFLISLCLPVRISHFATRSVTIFRVYCNFGASAFYLNMYASMLFMGYIAANRYLKIIRPLGTNIRKTVRPANIISTLTWLFLLASAATYTTITFLTDKLPPSVPNIFSCNSLHRKQVTVFYKVLHSCCSALFLIVFVSLVFFYYSTSRRVAMAEDRKLGSSGSKRLAKSRRNMLVLVFVFCVCFVPYHLVRLPYTFLEIPCSWGQVFFYLRELALMMSILTVCWDPLLYFIYCKGYRAQLKKSIRRRRR; this comes from the exons ATGATGAACCTAGAAAGAATTGGAGTGACCCTGTCCTTAGTGTACAACCAGACGAACGACACCAGCTCATCTCACTGTGAGCAAATCGACACCTCAGGGCGTTTCTTCTTCATCGTGGTCTACAGCCTGGTGTTTCTG GTGGGTTTGCTCCTGAACGGGTTCACCCTGAAGTTTAACTTCTGCAGCGCTCAGGAGCAGGCGTCCAGCAGCATGACCATCTACCTGAAGAACCTGGCAGCTGCAGACTTCCTGATCAGCCTCTGCCTCCCCGTCAGGATCAGCCACTTCGCCACTAGATCTGTCACCATATTTAGGGTCTACTGCAACTTTGGGGCCTCGGCGTTCTACCTGAATATGTACGCCAGCATGCTGTTCATGGGTTACATCGCAGCTAACAG gtatCTAAAAATCATCCGTCCTTTGGGGACCAACATCAGAAAAACGGTGCGACCTGCCAACATCATCTCCACACTAACCTGGCTTTTCCTCCTGGCCTCGGCGGCCACCTACACCACAATAACATTCCTCACAGATAAATTGCCGCCGTCTGTCCCAAACATATTCAGCTGCAATTCTCTCCACAGGAAACAGGTCACCGTCTTCTACAAAGTCCTCCACAGCTGCTGCAGCGCCCTCTTCCTCATCGTGTTTGTCTCCCTCGTCTTCTTCTACTACAGCACCTCCCGCAGGGTGGCGATGGCAGAAGACAGGAAGCTGGGCTCCTCCGGCTCTAAGAGGCTTGCCAAGTCCCGCAGGAACATGTTGGTGCTGGTTTTTGTCTTCTGCGTCTGCTTTGTGCCATACCACCTGGTTCGCCTGCCGTACACGTTCCTGGAGATACCGTGCTCGTGGGGGCAGGTGTTTTTTTACCTGAGGGAGCTGGCCCTCATGATGTCCATTCTCACGGTCTGCTGGGATCCACTCCTCTATTTCATCTATTGTAAAGGCTACAGGGCCCAGCTGAAGAAAAGCATTCGGCGACGAAGACGGTAG